In one window of Chlamydiota bacterium DNA:
- a CDS encoding DMT family protein: MRTAFLLTISNIFMTFAWYGHLKFKQSALWKVIIISWLIAFVEYCFQVPANRFGHGSYSAAQLKTMQEVITLVVFSIFSLFYLKEPLKWNYLVGFGMIVAAVFFIFHEW, from the coding sequence ATGAGAACGGCATTTCTTTTAACCATTTCTAATATTTTCATGACCTTTGCTTGGTACGGGCATCTTAAATTTAAACAGTCCGCTTTGTGGAAGGTTATTATCATCAGTTGGCTCATCGCTTTTGTAGAATACTGTTTTCAAGTTCCAGCCAATCGCTTCGGACATGGATCCTATAGCGCAGCTCAATTAAAGACCATGCAAGAAGTCATTACTTTGGTCGTTTTTTCCATTTTTTCTCTTTTCTATCTCAAAGAGCCCCTAAAATGGAATTATTTGGTTGGTTTTGGCATGATCGTTGCTGCTGTTTTCTTTATTTTTCACGAATGGTAA